A stretch of Thermoanaerobaculales bacterium DNA encodes these proteins:
- the nrdR gene encoding transcriptional regulator NrdR gives MICPFCGVSDNHVVDSREVRDGAETRRRRECDGCGRRFTTYERVDELPATVVKRDGRRETFDREKLLNGLLRACEKRPVARADLVAIVDAVEASLSAREVREISSQEIGNSVIEQLRRLDQVAYVRFASVYRRFEDVNQFMDELKRLLVQRSGGDTGTA, from the coding sequence GTGATCTGCCCGTTCTGCGGCGTTTCGGACAACCACGTCGTCGACTCGCGCGAGGTGCGCGACGGCGCCGAGACCCGCCGCCGGCGCGAGTGTGACGGCTGCGGGCGACGCTTCACCACCTACGAGCGCGTGGACGAGCTGCCGGCGACCGTGGTCAAGCGCGACGGGCGCCGCGAGACCTTCGACCGCGAGAAGCTCCTCAACGGCCTGCTCAGGGCGTGCGAGAAGCGGCCGGTCGCGCGCGCCGACCTGGTGGCGATCGTCGACGCGGTCGAGGCGAGCCTGTCGGCGCGCGAGGTGCGGGAGATCTCCAGCCAGGAGATCGGCAACAGCGTCATCGAGCAGCTGCGCCGTCTCGACCAGGTCGCCTACGTCCGGTTCGCCAGCGTGTACCGCCGTTTCGAGGACGTCAACCAGTTCATGGACGAGCTGAAGCGGCTCCTCGTGCAGCGCTCCGGCGGCGACACCGGCACCGCTTGA
- a CDS encoding lysylphosphatidylglycerol synthase transmembrane domain-containing protein yields MNRHALRIGASLLLMAVLIAYFLWNVDFELVGEAMRSARPGLIVAAAAIALLNYYLRTIRWQLILRPVGRVRHSGALVAVAVGYAAITLLPARIGDLIRPIVLAKREHLPISGTLASIFTERLFDLWTVIFYFLVFVLFPPTMAQLDAEATRNLRVLSLSGYLFGAGLVVGTLVILGLFRFQDQFVDVVTRPIGRLRASWRGPLANFLNHFLDGLRILQRPRGLLVTMAASLVIWYVIYWQVRVALLAFGIDLPLRAAYFLVTLSVIGLAIPTPGGIGGMHKAIQLGLTAFFAVELNTATAAAIVYHAICFVPITVIGLLCLPLVGLRLRDVDAAAAEEGRKP; encoded by the coding sequence GTGAACCGACACGCGCTCCGGATCGGCGCCTCGCTCCTCCTGATGGCGGTGCTGATCGCCTACTTCCTGTGGAACGTCGACTTCGAGCTCGTGGGCGAGGCGATGCGATCGGCGCGGCCGGGCCTGATCGTGGCCGCCGCCGCCATCGCGCTGCTCAACTACTACCTGCGCACCATACGCTGGCAGCTGATCCTGCGCCCGGTCGGCCGGGTGCGCCACTCGGGCGCGCTCGTCGCGGTCGCGGTCGGCTACGCGGCGATCACCCTCCTGCCGGCCAGGATCGGGGACCTGATCCGGCCGATCGTCCTCGCCAAGCGGGAGCACCTGCCGATCTCCGGCACCCTCGCCTCGATCTTCACCGAGCGTCTCTTCGACCTCTGGACGGTGATCTTCTACTTCCTGGTCTTCGTCCTGTTTCCGCCCACGATGGCCCAGCTCGACGCCGAAGCCACCCGCAACCTCAGGGTCCTCAGCCTCTCGGGCTACCTGTTCGGGGCCGGCCTGGTGGTTGGCACCCTCGTGATCCTCGGCCTGTTCCGCTTCCAGGACCAGTTCGTGGATGTCGTCACCCGACCGATCGGCCGCCTCCGGGCCAGCTGGCGAGGGCCGCTGGCCAACTTCCTCAACCACTTCCTGGACGGGCTGCGCATCCTCCAGCGCCCGCGCGGCCTGCTGGTCACGATGGCCGCGTCGCTGGTGATCTGGTACGTGATCTACTGGCAGGTCCGGGTCGCGCTGCTCGCCTTCGGCATCGACCTGCCGCTGCGCGCCGCGTACTTCCTGGTCACCCTCTCGGTCATCGGGCTCGCCATCCCGACCCCCGGCGGCATCGGCGGGATGCACAAGGCGATCCAGCTCGGGCTGACCGCGTTCTTCGCGGTCGAGCTCAACACCGCGACCGCCGCCGCCATCGTCTACCACGCGATCTGCTTCGTCCCGATCACCGTCATCGGGCTGCTCTGCCTGCCGCTGGTGGGGTTGCGGCTGCGCGACGTCGATGCCGCGGCCGCCGAGGAGGGGCGCAAGCCGTGA
- a CDS encoding histone deacetylase translates to MSTTETDGEAGAAEARLEVRSHPLCLDHRPHLGHPELPGRVTAVLEALAPPADARWRLIPDSPLPPEGDVLGVLEWVHDGAYIERVRSAAASAKGWLDSEDCAVSAGTFASATAAAGLALQAGLDLVNHRVDRVFVAARPPGHHAERDRARGYCFFNAAALAAEVVVRSWNRPVLIVDFDALHGNGTQQHFWARGDVGYLSVHRYPWFPGTGTADEVGTGDGLGATRNFPIVEGADDEIFCTALERGLEELAGRLRPAALVLSAGFNGHHADPTGGLRLTVAGYRRLTRAVMTAARAFAGGRVLSILEGGFAPVALAEGARAHVEELAEPDRSGSKAGMAVN, encoded by the coding sequence GTGTCGACAACCGAGACCGACGGGGAAGCCGGCGCGGCCGAGGCGCGGCTCGAGGTCCGGTCGCACCCGCTCTGCCTCGACCACCGGCCGCATCTCGGCCATCCCGAGCTGCCGGGCCGGGTCACCGCGGTGCTCGAGGCGCTGGCGCCGCCCGCCGACGCGCGCTGGCGCCTGATCCCCGACAGCCCCCTGCCGCCCGAGGGCGACGTTCTCGGCGTCCTCGAGTGGGTGCACGACGGGGCCTACATCGAGCGCGTGCGCTCCGCCGCCGCCTCGGCCAAGGGATGGCTCGACTCCGAGGATTGCGCGGTCTCGGCCGGCACCTTCGCGTCCGCGACGGCGGCGGCGGGCCTCGCCCTGCAGGCGGGCCTCGACCTGGTCAACCACCGGGTCGACCGCGTGTTCGTGGCCGCCCGCCCGCCGGGGCACCACGCCGAGCGGGACCGCGCCCGCGGCTACTGCTTCTTCAACGCGGCCGCGCTGGCGGCAGAGGTCGTCGTGCGCAGCTGGAACCGCCCGGTGCTGATCGTGGATTTCGACGCCCTCCATGGCAACGGCACCCAGCAGCACTTCTGGGCGCGCGGGGATGTCGGCTACCTCTCGGTGCACCGCTACCCCTGGTTCCCGGGAACCGGGACCGCGGACGAGGTCGGCACCGGGGACGGGCTCGGCGCGACCCGCAACTTCCCGATTGTCGAGGGCGCTGACGACGAGATCTTCTGCACCGCCCTCGAGCGCGGGCTTGAGGAGCTCGCGGGGCGGCTGCGGCCGGCGGCGCTGGTCCTGTCGGCCGGCTTCAACGGCCACCATGCCGACCCGACCGGCGGCCTGCGGCTGACCGTGGCCGGCTACCGCCGCCTGACCCGGGCCGTGATGACCGCGGCCCGGGCGTTCGCCGGCGGCCGCGTGCTGTCGATCCTGGAGGGCGGATTTGCGCCGGTCGCCCTGGCCGAGGGAGCCCGCGCCCACGTCGAGGAGCTGGCCGAGCCGGACCGTTCGGGTTCAAAGGCGGGAATGGCAGTCAATTAG
- a CDS encoding Ig-like domain-containing protein translates to MRQNMIGGALVAAALMFTVSASADVMFWLDTPQPDATVFGLQEVSGYILGDVSGCGAPWQWPQCDWGDAAVLGVDLYIDGGYVASADLYQPRYDILLAYPWYAGTPFERPGFATSFDSRNFANGEHTLFVRVAFADGTEQDYGQRTVIVNNLLNQAPFGELELPGPNQPMNGVFPVTGWALDDGEVALVEVLVDGMAIGQALTGMHRPDIGHRFPSHPDAEYAGFVRMLNTTVLTNGIHSVSIRVTDDDGASLVIGRRFVQTFNTGYNLPPFGQIDEPIPNHIMFAKGCADPGGWSTPPFDDPQVTELITGWALDVGSRTDLGGVAYVQLLLDGVILEDTYLGSDYWPWLRLDVNYYGHPRMDILRMFPDVPNAKDSGFAFRMDVSDLINRQGYRQGLHYLKIRAGDLESNVADIDQIPVIFDCDDDPDRPSFGDIYTPLNMELVSGDVEVTGYAVDYDDPQFVEIWIDGTFIAVADEFGLPTPEVEDRYPWLPLFMTRDAGFRHILDTTQFTDGEHLLVVWTEDYFGGRNMIGERRFVVDN, encoded by the coding sequence ATGCGACAGAATATGATCGGCGGGGCACTCGTTGCGGCGGCCCTCATGTTCACCGTGAGCGCGTCGGCCGACGTGATGTTCTGGCTCGACACCCCGCAGCCGGATGCCACGGTGTTCGGTCTCCAGGAGGTCTCGGGGTACATCCTGGGTGACGTGTCGGGGTGCGGCGCTCCGTGGCAATGGCCGCAGTGCGACTGGGGAGACGCCGCAGTCTTGGGTGTCGACCTCTACATCGACGGCGGGTACGTCGCCTCGGCCGATCTCTATCAGCCGCGGTACGACATCCTCCTGGCCTATCCCTGGTACGCCGGGACGCCGTTCGAAAGGCCGGGCTTCGCGACCTCGTTCGACTCCAGGAACTTCGCCAACGGCGAGCACACGCTGTTCGTCCGGGTCGCGTTCGCGGACGGCACGGAGCAGGACTACGGGCAGCGCACGGTGATCGTCAACAACCTGCTCAACCAGGCGCCGTTCGGTGAGCTCGAGCTGCCGGGCCCGAATCAGCCGATGAACGGGGTCTTTCCGGTGACCGGCTGGGCGCTCGACGACGGTGAGGTGGCCCTGGTCGAGGTGCTGGTGGACGGGATGGCGATCGGCCAGGCGCTCACCGGCATGCACCGGCCGGACATCGGCCACCGCTTCCCGAGCCACCCCGATGCCGAGTACGCCGGCTTCGTCCGGATGCTCAACACCACGGTGCTCACCAACGGAATCCACTCGGTGTCGATCCGCGTCACCGACGACGACGGCGCCTCGCTGGTCATCGGCCGCCGGTTCGTGCAGACCTTCAACACCGGCTACAACCTGCCGCCGTTCGGCCAGATCGACGAGCCGATCCCGAACCACATCATGTTCGCCAAGGGCTGCGCGGACCCGGGCGGCTGGTCGACGCCACCCTTCGACGATCCCCAGGTCACCGAGCTGATCACCGGGTGGGCGCTCGACGTCGGGTCGCGGACCGACCTCGGCGGCGTCGCCTACGTGCAGCTGCTGCTCGACGGGGTGATCCTGGAGGACACTTACCTGGGCAGCGACTACTGGCCGTGGCTGCGGCTCGATGTCAACTACTACGGCCACCCCCGGATGGACATCCTGCGCATGTTCCCCGATGTGCCCAACGCCAAGGACTCGGGGTTCGCGTTCCGCATGGACGTCTCCGATCTGATCAACCGCCAGGGCTATCGGCAGGGGCTCCACTACCTCAAGATCCGCGCCGGCGACCTCGAAAGCAATGTCGCCGACATCGACCAGATCCCGGTCATCTTCGACTGCGATGACGATCCGGACCGGCCGTCGTTCGGTGACATCTACACCCCGCTGAACATGGAGCTGGTATCCGGCGACGTCGAGGTCACGGGCTACGCCGTCGATTACGACGATCCGCAGTTCGTCGAGATCTGGATCGACGGGACGTTCATCGCCGTGGCCGACGAGTTCGGGTTGCCGACCCCGGAGGTCGAGGACCGGTACCCGTGGCTGCCGTTGTTCATGACTCGAGACGCCGGCTTCCGCCACATCCTCGACACCACCCAGTTCACCGACGGCGAGCACCTGCTGGTGGTGTGGACCGAGGACTACTTCGGCGGGCGGAACATGATCGGCGAGCGGCGGTTCGTGGTCGACAACTGA
- the ligA gene encoding NAD-dependent DNA ligase LigA yields the protein MSAGRDPAARIEELRRLIRHHDRLYYTEAAPQISDFEYDRLFAELRRLEEEHPELASETSPTRRVGGEPLEGLQQVAHRTPMLSLDNSYSEDDLRAWYRRMCRELGEAPDGLAAELKIDGVSISLVYQRGRLARAVTRGDGLVGDDVTANVRTIRRLPLEVDGAPDLLEVRGEVFMPRSVFEQLNRRRRESGETEFANPRNATAGAIRLLDSRETARRRLDAWCYQVEQAGGWRLDSHVASLERLRGAGFPVSPAVERCDNLDDVEAYIRKWRQGRAELDFDTDGIVVKLDSAGQRQAIGTTTRAVRWAVAYKFPPAGVTTRLTDIVVQVGRTGVLTPVAVLEPVVVAGSTVARATLHNFDEVARLDVRIGDTVWVAKGGDVIPKVAGVVLADRPGDAQAYPIPDRCPACSSPVERRAGEVAVRCPNPACPAVVASRLRHFVSRGAMEIEGLGGERLDQLAREGLVTDAASLWDLETGQLEQLPGWGEVSAAKLVSELDAARSRPLERLLFGLGIPLVGERAARALARSFGSMARIAAATAGELEQVEGIGPVMAASLLRWLSDPGNAALIGRLRERGVDPSQEVAAAADAQGAGRPLAGLTFVLTGTLSRPRPELRDRLEQLGATVAGSVSGRTSYLVAGADAGSKLGKARELGVEVLDEEGLERLVEERTGRALWQR from the coding sequence ATGAGCGCGGGGCGCGACCCGGCAGCCCGGATCGAAGAGCTGCGGCGGCTGATCCGGCACCACGATCGCCTGTACTACACCGAGGCCGCGCCGCAGATTTCGGACTTCGAGTACGACCGGCTGTTCGCCGAGCTGCGCCGGCTCGAGGAGGAGCACCCCGAGCTGGCGTCGGAGACGTCGCCGACGCGGCGGGTCGGCGGCGAGCCCCTGGAGGGGCTCCAGCAGGTCGCCCATCGCACGCCGATGCTGTCGCTGGACAACAGCTACTCCGAGGACGACCTGCGCGCCTGGTACCGGAGGATGTGCCGCGAGCTCGGCGAGGCGCCGGACGGGCTCGCCGCCGAGCTCAAGATCGACGGGGTGTCGATCTCGCTCGTCTACCAGCGCGGCCGCCTGGCGCGGGCGGTCACCCGGGGCGACGGGCTGGTCGGGGACGACGTCACCGCCAACGTCCGCACCATCCGCCGGCTGCCGCTGGAGGTCGACGGCGCGCCGGACCTGCTCGAGGTCCGGGGCGAGGTCTTCATGCCCCGCAGCGTCTTCGAGCAGCTGAACCGGCGGCGGCGCGAGTCCGGGGAGACCGAGTTCGCGAACCCGCGCAACGCGACCGCCGGCGCCATCAGGCTGCTCGACTCCCGCGAGACCGCGCGGCGTCGGCTGGACGCGTGGTGCTACCAGGTGGAGCAGGCCGGCGGATGGCGGCTGGACAGCCACGTCGCCTCGCTCGAGCGGCTGCGCGGCGCCGGCTTCCCGGTGAGCCCGGCGGTCGAGAGGTGCGACAACCTCGACGACGTGGAAGCCTACATCCGGAAGTGGCGGCAGGGCCGGGCCGAGCTCGACTTCGACACCGACGGGATCGTCGTCAAGCTCGACAGCGCCGGGCAGCGGCAGGCGATCGGGACGACCACTCGCGCCGTGCGGTGGGCGGTGGCCTACAAGTTCCCGCCCGCGGGCGTGACGACGCGCTTGACCGACATCGTGGTCCAGGTCGGGCGGACCGGCGTCCTGACCCCGGTCGCCGTTCTCGAGCCGGTCGTCGTCGCGGGCTCCACGGTGGCACGGGCGACGCTGCACAACTTCGACGAGGTGGCCAGGCTCGACGTCCGCATCGGCGACACGGTGTGGGTCGCCAAGGGCGGCGACGTCATCCCGAAGGTCGCGGGGGTGGTCCTCGCGGATCGCCCCGGGGACGCGCAGGCCTACCCGATTCCGGACCGCTGCCCGGCCTGCTCGAGCCCGGTCGAGCGCAGGGCGGGCGAGGTGGCGGTGCGCTGCCCGAACCCGGCGTGCCCGGCGGTCGTGGCGTCGAGGCTGCGCCACTTCGTGTCGCGCGGGGCGATGGAGATCGAGGGGCTCGGAGGCGAGCGGCTCGACCAGCTGGCCAGGGAAGGGCTGGTGACCGATGCGGCCTCGCTGTGGGACCTCGAGACCGGGCAGCTCGAGCAGCTGCCGGGCTGGGGCGAGGTCTCCGCCGCAAAGCTGGTGTCCGAGCTCGACGCGGCGCGGTCGCGGCCGCTCGAGCGGCTGCTGTTCGGCCTCGGCATCCCGCTGGTCGGAGAGCGCGCGGCCCGGGCGCTGGCGCGGTCCTTCGGGAGCATGGCCCGGATCGCCGCGGCCACCGCCGGCGAGCTCGAGCAGGTCGAGGGGATCGGCCCGGTGATGGCCGCGTCCCTGCTCCGCTGGCTTTCCGATCCCGGCAACGCGGCGCTGATCGGCCGCCTTCGCGAGCGAGGGGTCGATCCCTCCCAGGAGGTCGCCGCCGCGGCCGACGCGCAGGGGGCGGGCCGGCCGTTGGCCGGCCTGACCTTCGTGCTCACGGGAACGTTGAGCCGGCCGCGGCCCGAGCTTCGCGACCGGCTGGAGCAGCTCGGGGCCACGGTGGCCGGGTCGGTGTCCGGCCGCACCTCGTACCTGGTGGCGGGCGCCGACGCCGGGAGCAAGCTCGGAAAGGCGCGAGAGCTCGGCGTCGAGGTCCTCGACGAGGAGGGGCTCGAGCGGCTGGTCGAAGAGCGGACCGGGAGGGCGCTGTGGCAGCGGTGA
- a CDS encoding sigma-54 dependent transcriptional regulator has product MAAVIFVVDDDDGSREAMARALARVGHEVRQFASAEEALARVRTGDAVDAVVSDVKMPGMDGFALLREVRSLRPDLAFLLVTAYGEVEGAVAALTEDGADDYLTKPVEMQELRKRVQLHLERRVLQRENVDLRQRVDKLYGFENIIGHSAAMESLIERLRLVAPAPSTVLIVGESGTGKELIANAIHQNSPRAEGPFVPVNCGAIPGEILESELFGHERGAFTGAHQRRIGLIESAHRGTLFLDEISELSPDLQVKLLRVLEERRITRVGGNESIAVDFRLVAATNRRLEQWVADGRFREDLYYRLKVVTVHCPALRERAEDIPLLVQHFIAVFNEQLGRDVRGVHPWVLAALKRQPWPGNVRELRNVIESLVLFAKGGEISLDELPAEYRAPAQPPPAAATGVWQPRPMADIEKDAILRALEYTNGHRARAAKILDIGLRTLQRKLKEYGEVAPGDDDEGEEG; this is encoded by the coding sequence GTGGCAGCGGTGATCTTCGTGGTGGATGACGACGACGGGTCGCGCGAGGCGATGGCGAGGGCGCTGGCTCGGGTCGGCCACGAGGTGCGTCAGTTCGCGTCGGCAGAGGAGGCCCTGGCGAGGGTGCGCACGGGGGACGCGGTGGATGCCGTGGTGTCCGACGTCAAGATGCCCGGCATGGACGGCTTCGCGCTGCTGCGCGAGGTCCGCTCGCTGCGCCCCGACCTCGCGTTCCTGCTGGTGACCGCCTACGGCGAGGTCGAGGGTGCGGTGGCCGCCCTGACCGAGGACGGCGCCGACGACTACCTGACCAAGCCGGTCGAGATGCAGGAGCTGCGCAAGCGGGTCCAGCTCCACCTCGAGCGGCGCGTCCTGCAGCGCGAGAACGTCGACCTCAGACAGCGGGTCGACAAGCTCTACGGCTTCGAGAACATCATCGGCCACTCGGCGGCCATGGAGTCGCTGATCGAGCGGCTGCGGCTGGTCGCGCCGGCGCCGTCGACGGTGTTGATCGTGGGTGAGTCCGGCACCGGCAAGGAGCTGATCGCCAACGCCATTCACCAGAACTCGCCGCGCGCCGAGGGGCCGTTCGTGCCGGTCAACTGCGGCGCCATCCCGGGCGAGATCCTGGAGTCCGAGCTGTTCGGCCACGAGCGGGGCGCCTTCACCGGGGCCCACCAGCGGCGGATCGGGCTCATCGAGTCGGCACACCGGGGGACCCTGTTCCTCGACGAGATCTCCGAGTTGTCGCCGGACCTCCAGGTGAAGCTGCTGCGGGTCCTCGAGGAGCGCCGGATCACCCGGGTCGGCGGCAACGAGTCGATCGCCGTTGACTTCCGCCTGGTGGCCGCCACCAACCGCCGGCTCGAGCAGTGGGTCGCCGACGGGAGGTTCCGCGAGGACCTCTACTACCGGCTCAAGGTGGTGACCGTCCACTGCCCAGCGCTGCGCGAGCGGGCCGAGGACATCCCCTTGCTGGTGCAGCACTTCATCGCCGTGTTCAACGAGCAGCTGGGGCGCGACGTGAGGGGGGTCCACCCGTGGGTGCTGGCCGCCCTGAAGCGCCAGCCCTGGCCCGGGAACGTGCGCGAGCTTCGCAACGTGATCGAGTCGCTGGTGCTGTTCGCGAAGGGCGGCGAGATCTCGCTCGACGAGCTTCCCGCGGAGTACCGCGCTCCGGCGCAGCCGCCACCCGCCGCCGCCACCGGCGTCTGGCAGCCGCGGCCGATGGCCGACATCGAGAAGGACGCCATCCTGCGCGCCCTCGAGTACACCAACGGGCACCGCGCGCGGGCCGCCAAGATCCTGGACATCGGCCTGCGGACGCTGCAGCGCAAGCTCAAGGAGTACGGCGAGGTCGCCCCGGGCGATGACGACGAGGGGGAGGAGGGCTGA
- a CDS encoding helix-turn-helix domain-containing protein, with translation MTRPCDLDDVLGDVWPTVLEQVSEAVLVLDRQRNLHFVNAQARRLLGCEDGLALGSRCRLTTHGVDCEHACPLTFALESRLDRVEDFATVYTARDGRALPLKVTVIPMRSPDGGFRGAIEILRPRDPDPGFLLAGRGELVAALRRRVAEAARSRVHLVLVGDAASCSDVARAVHRLSGVADSLFHTWGGSWQGVGSWPPGTMFATGGEAASILMEQPPAGWRVIVGTPGAVPVAAGAALAYERIEIPRADEIAEDLPLIVAAWIRQLAPDLAVRPQALERLSRMARELGFERLRGVLHGAIAAAGDQLDESHLPGDGYGTAWVDELLREPDPLTAIERHLLCEVLQRCGWRMQEAADRLGISRVTLWRKLKDHGIERPGNDGER, from the coding sequence GTGACCCGACCGTGCGATCTCGATGACGTGCTGGGCGACGTCTGGCCGACGGTGCTGGAGCAGGTCTCCGAGGCCGTCCTGGTCCTGGACCGCCAGCGCAATCTCCACTTCGTCAACGCGCAGGCTCGCCGGCTCCTCGGCTGCGAAGACGGGCTGGCGCTGGGGAGCCGGTGCCGCCTCACGACCCACGGCGTCGACTGCGAGCACGCCTGCCCGCTGACCTTCGCGCTGGAGAGCCGCCTCGACCGGGTGGAGGACTTCGCGACCGTGTACACCGCCCGGGACGGGAGGGCTCTCCCGCTCAAGGTGACCGTGATTCCGATGCGGTCGCCGGACGGCGGCTTCCGCGGGGCGATCGAGATCCTCAGGCCGCGCGATCCCGACCCCGGCTTCCTGCTCGCCGGCCGCGGCGAGCTTGTGGCGGCGCTTCGCCGTCGGGTCGCCGAGGCCGCCAGGTCGCGGGTCCACCTGGTGCTGGTCGGCGACGCCGCGTCGTGCTCGGACGTCGCCCGGGCCGTGCACCGGCTGTCGGGGGTCGCCGACTCGCTGTTCCACACCTGGGGAGGGTCCTGGCAGGGTGTCGGGTCATGGCCGCCCGGGACCATGTTCGCCACCGGGGGCGAGGCGGCGTCGATTCTGATGGAGCAGCCGCCGGCCGGCTGGCGGGTGATCGTCGGAACGCCCGGCGCCGTGCCCGTCGCGGCCGGCGCCGCGCTTGCCTACGAGCGGATCGAGATCCCGCGGGCGGACGAGATCGCGGAAGACCTGCCGCTGATCGTCGCCGCGTGGATCCGCCAGCTCGCGCCGGACCTCGCGGTCCGGCCGCAGGCCCTGGAGCGGCTGTCGCGGATGGCGCGCGAGCTCGGCTTCGAGCGGCTGCGGGGGGTGCTGCACGGCGCCATCGCGGCAGCGGGCGATCAGCTCGACGAGAGCCACCTGCCCGGAGACGGCTATGGCACGGCCTGGGTCGACGAGCTGCTTCGGGAGCCCGATCCATTGACCGCGATCGAGCGCCACCTGCTGTGCGAGGTGCTGCAGCGATGCGGGTGGCGAATGCAGGAAGCGGCCGACCGGCTCGGCATCTCGCGGGTGACCCTGTGGCGGAAGCTCAAGGACCACGGCATCGAGCGGCCTGGGAACGACGGGGAGAGGTAG
- a CDS encoding response regulator transcription factor, with product MAHDEPELEIAGGRLLVVEDDVRLAQGLCRNLEMEGFHPTAVHSGEAGLAEFSGPDPGYDLVILDIMLPGIDGLEVCRRLRSQGSTVPILFLTARGSDADRILGLRLGADDYLPKPFVVEELILRVRGILRRSEWARTPARTGPLVRVGDLAVDITTMRADTSAGPASLTEREVMLVRFFAENDGRVLTRGELLERVWGYTFDTSTRTLDTFVHRLRKLFEPDPRHPRHFHTVRGVGYRFTALPED from the coding sequence TTGGCGCACGACGAGCCCGAGCTCGAGATCGCGGGCGGCCGCCTCCTGGTGGTCGAGGACGACGTTCGCCTCGCTCAGGGGCTCTGCCGCAACCTCGAGATGGAGGGGTTCCACCCGACCGCTGTCCACAGCGGAGAGGCGGGGCTCGCCGAGTTTTCGGGGCCGGACCCCGGCTACGACCTCGTGATCCTCGACATCATGCTGCCCGGAATCGACGGGCTGGAGGTGTGCCGCCGCCTGCGTTCGCAGGGGAGCACCGTTCCGATCCTCTTCCTGACCGCCCGTGGCAGCGACGCCGACCGCATCCTCGGCCTGCGGCTCGGCGCCGACGACTACCTTCCGAAGCCGTTCGTCGTCGAGGAGCTGATCCTGCGCGTGCGCGGCATCCTCCGTCGCTCCGAGTGGGCGCGGACCCCGGCTCGCACCGGGCCCCTGGTGCGCGTCGGCGACCTCGCGGTCGACATCACCACGATGCGCGCCGACACCAGCGCCGGACCGGCGTCGCTCACCGAGCGCGAGGTGATGCTGGTCCGCTTCTTCGCCGAGAACGACGGCCGGGTGCTGACCCGGGGCGAGCTGCTGGAGCGGGTCTGGGGTTACACCTTCGACACCTCCACCCGCACCCTCGACACCTTCGTCCACCGGCTGCGCAAGCTCTTCGAGCCCGATCCCCGGCACCCGCGCCACTTCCACACCGTCCGCGGTGTCGGCTACCGCTTCACCGCCTTGCCGGAGGACTGA